A region from the Salvia miltiorrhiza cultivar Shanhuang (shh) unplaced genomic scaffold, IMPLAD_Smil_shh fragScaff_scaffold_61, whole genome shotgun sequence genome encodes:
- the LOC131003063 gene encoding zinc-finger homeodomain protein 5-like, protein MMRISYRECLKNHAATIGGNVTDGCGEFMPAGQDGTLQALTCAACTCHRNFHRAASIVRMPDLAFHLNAVAPPPPQKRFRTKFTAAQKEKMVDFADKVGWRIPREDDAELQRFCSEAGVKRQVFKVWMHNNKSISSHKTSTHQTHVN, encoded by the coding sequence ATGATGAGGATCAGCTACCGGGAGTGCCTCAAGAACCACGCCGCCACCATCGGCGGCAACGTCACCGACGGCTGCGGCGAGTTCATGCCCGCCGGCCAAGACGGCACCCTCCAAGCCCTCACCTGCGCCGCCTGCACCTGCCACCGCAACTTCCACCGCGCCGCCTCCATCGTCAGAATGCCCGACCTCGCCTTCCATCTCAACGCCGTCGCGCCGCCCCCGCCGCAGAAGCGCTTCCGGACCAAGTTCACGGCGGCGCAGAAGGAGAAGATGGTGGACTTCGCGGACAAGGTGGGCTGGAGGATTCCCAGAGAAGACGACGCCGAGTTGCAGAGATTTTGCAGTGAGGCTGGGGTTAAGAGGCAGGTTTTCAAGGTCTGGATGCATAATAACAAGTCTATTTCTTCCCATAAAACCTCAACTCATCAAACGCATGTAAATTAA
- the LOC131003035 gene encoding uncharacterized protein LOC131003035 yields the protein MAGEGERGPNPEEHVPRIIPERSVEERFRKHNPPTFDGLGDPLDAERWVRATERILNHVGCGDREKLTCAIFQLVDEAEFWWESVRRTLTPEQWEVYTWNNFKERLYEKYIPGCYRKKKQDEFWNLRQGSMTVTEYDRMFNQLSRYAPHLVDTDEKCAEKFRQGLRLEIAVPLASQEALTYAQSLSRALNIEAILPKEKENVLAQAPTQDYGKIKRKWEDGNEGNLGKRKQPWRGNRQQQQGHAEGKPLCPTCQKNHYGECKRGSNDCFRCKQPGHFARDCPNNNENMRIPQPHNFAPQRQNQVPIGNERPNQREHARARAYALNQQQAAQAPEDLEGTIVIN from the coding sequence ATGgctggagaaggagaaagaggaCCTAACCCTGAAGAACATGTGCCACGAATTATACCAGAGCGTAGTGTGGAAGAAAGGTTTCGCAAGCATAATCCACCAACTTTTGATGGCCTCGGTGATCCTCTGGATGCCGAGAGATGGGTAAGAGCTACTGAAAGGATACTCAACCACGTTGGCTGTGGGGATAGGGAGAAACTCACATGCGCAATTTTTCAACTCGTTGATGAGGCTGAATTCTGGTGGGAATCGGTGCGACGAACCTTGACCCCTGAGCAATGGGAGGTGTACACGTGGAATAATTTTAAAGAAAGATTGTATGAAAAGTATATCCCTGGatgctataggaagaagaaacagGATGAGTTTTGGAATTTACGACAAGGAAGTATGACGGTCACAGAGTACGACCGAATGTTTAACCAGCTTTCGCGATATGCTCCACATCTAGTTGACACGGATGAGAAATGTGCAGAAAAGTTTCGACAAGGTCTGCGGCTTGAGATAGCCGTTCCACTAGCAAGTCAGGAAGCGTTAACATATGCTCAATCTTTGAGCAGGGCCCTAAACATCGAAGCAATACTaccaaaagaaaaagagaatgtgTTAGCACAAGCACCGACCCAAGACTATGGAAAAATAAAACGTAAATGGGAAGACGGAAATGAAGGAAACCTAGGAAAAAGAAAGCAACCATGGAGAGGGAATCGGCAACAACAGCAAGGACATGCGGAAGGAAAGCCGTTATGTCCAACATGTCAGAAAAATCACTATGGTGAATGTAAGAGAGGTTCCAACGACTGCTTTAGGTGCAAGCAACCAGGGCATTTCGCCAGAGACTGTCCAAACAATAATGAGAACATGAGAATTCCACAACCTCATAACTTTGCCCCTCAAAGGCAAAATCAGGTACCAATTGGCAATGAACGACCAAATCAGAGAGAACATGCACGTGCTAGGGCTTATGCTCTTAACCAGCAACAAGCAGCTCAAGCACCTGAAGATTTAGAAGGTACAATCGTCATAAATTGA
- the LOC131003036 gene encoding uncharacterized protein LOC131003036, with translation MKFTPSASSYGASSMTTPDFFPECACKLQVEMKTSRTQLNPGRRFLRCSNKEKQCGFFEWVDLEVKPKIEDDEDEKLNFWIGECYRLGKYVEEDMKRIRLLENEVRLLRMENVESNKCSMKKMVACACVLGVVCLVIQAFVS, from the exons ATGAAGTTCACGCCATCTGCCTCCTCTTATGGCGCCTCGTCCATGACTACACCCGATTTCTTCCCTGAATGCGCGTGCAAACTTCAAGTAGAGATGAAAACGTCGCGAACACAGCTCAATCCTGGGCGAAGATTCTTGAGATGCTCCAACAAAGAG AAACAATGTGGCTTCTTTGAGTGGGTAGATCTTGAAGTAAAGCCtaaaattgaagatgacgaaGATGAAAAATTGAACTTCTGGATTGGAGAATGCTATCGCCTAGGGAAATATGTGGAGGAAGATATGAAGCGAATTAGATTGTTGGAGAATGAAGTGAGACTCCTCAGAATGGAGAACGTCGAGAGCAACAAGTGTTCGATGAAAAAGATGGTTGCCTGTGCTTGTGTTCTGGGTGTTGTTTGTTTGGTGATTCAAGCTTTTGTTTCGTAG